The genomic window GCTAGTTTAAGTTTTTGAAAGTTATAGGCCAGGTCTTCAATGCCATTTGGCACAAAGTAAAATTTCAGTGTTCAGTGCTACTTTAATTTTCAGTGCTACTTTAATTGTCTTGCTAGAGTAAATTTTCAATTGTCTTATAGTTGCTAGTAGTTCTTATGGTTGATATGTGTCCATTTGGAGTAATATTCAGTATCCTTTGTTAAAATCATAAATTGTTCTTTCTCTGTTTAatcaaaaaaataaatatatacataatataatgtCTTCTGTCCAACTTGCAGGCTAATTCAATTTCAAGAGAGAGGGAGGGAGAGATTCTCAGCTGCAACAATGGAGGAACTACAACAAGAGGACATTCAAGAAGAAAGAGAAGAGCTAATGGTCGGCGGTGATGGACAACTAATAAGAAAAAATGCTCATTTTATTACAGCACCAATAATAACCAGACATCTTGATGCTGTAATAAAATTAAGTTTGCCTCCTAATTTATCAGAAACCAAATTTCAGGCTGAGAAATGGCCTCTCCAGCTTACATATGATGGTTGGAGGAAACCCTCATCACAATGGAAGAAATGGGTTGATCGCTTGAGACCAAAGTTTCAACCTTTATGGAGAAAAGTTGGTATTTTTGGAGCAATCATGAGTTCTACACTGAACAATATTCGAAAAGACTTCAACTTGGTTATGGGTTTAGCAGAAAGATGGAATTGTTCAACTAATACATTTGTTTTTCCTTGGGGTGAAGCTACTGTTACATTAGAAGATGTAATGATTTTGGGAGGATATGAGTGTGTTAATGGCCTTCCTCTTGTTACTCGCCTTCTTCCTGATATAGATGATTTGAAGAAAATTGAGGAAAAGCTTAAAAGAGGAAGAAAGTCTAGAGGAGCTGAAAGACGTCAGGTTGACATGTGGTTGAAGAATTTTATGGACTGTGGATCTACAATAGAGCATGAAGCCTTTCTCAGTTATTGGTTGGCTAATTTTGTCTTCCCAGCTTCGAAAGGGGCGATCCAAGACTGCATTTTTCCGATTGCTGTTCGCTTAGCTAGAGGTATGCGTTTTGCTTTCGCACCAGCTGTTCTAGCTAGTATTTATAGAGAATTAAGAATTCTGAAAAATTTAATTGTAGCTTGCAATGACTGTAACCCTGGTGAATCTAAAACTAGACGTAAATTAGAAGTTACCTTGTATTCACCGATTCAGCTAGTACAGCTTTGGGCATGGGAAAGGTTTCAGGTCTTGGAGCCAATGTCTAAATCAATTAGCTCTAGTATTGAACTCAGAGCAGCTAGATGGGACAATGTGAACTTTCTCTTTCTCGAGCTTGAACATATTAGAATAGCTTTAGACTCTGGTAAAGATACCTTTCGCTGGCGCCCATATGCGGTTTTTCTTGATAATTGGCAATTCCCTAAGTTCTACAAGGAAAAAGATGGGTGGGTTGTTGTAGAAACTGATATGGATGAGGAAATAGTGTCTTTTGCTCAATGCTTGAGAGTGTCTGAGCTAGTCGGAATTGAAGAAGAGACAATTGAAGTTTATCTCCCTCACAGAGTAGCCATGCAATTTGGTTTGGATCAGGATATTCCAGTGCACGTTGCTCGATGCCCTGATTGGAGAAATTACTCGAGTCTACTCAGTTTATATATCCCATCACGCGTCTTTGAGCCTAACATTACTTCCAGATACAAGAAGTGGTGGAGCCAGTCCACCTTCTTGGAAAAGAATGCTTCCAACCAAGCAGATTGCTTGATGGAGAAGGAACCCTCTTCTGCAGAAAGGATCCAAGACAACAACGCTGATTCAAATGATAAAATGCAAGTTCTTCAACCTCCTTCAACTCCGGTTCATACCGGAGTATCAATGCCTGAGGAAACGTATGACGTCAAAGCTGAAATCGGAGGATCAGTGAGGGCTTTTGCAAATTCAAATGAGGGTGAAGCCGGTAATTCAAGTTTGAATGGAGGAGGTAACGAACACATATTTGAGATAGCAGAATTGTCACAAGAAGATCGGCTCAGGGAACTTCAAAGACGATTTGCCAGGATAAAGAAGTTCAAAGCTAGTAATCGTAGGCCATGAAGTTGAAGCTACCATCAGAAGATAACAACATAAGTTTGCTCCTGTAGTAGTTATTATAATTTGGTGATAAACTCATTCGGTCTCCAATTTTGCAGTTCTAATCCTGTTTTCAAATGAATTCTTATGATGTTCGAAGCAACTTTCTATACAATCTTTTTAAAACAGAAGCTCATGATGCTAGTTACCTGTGAAATTTTCTTAATTTACTTGTTTGGGTTAATTTTTCTATTATTGCGGTCCTTAATCTCCAACTGAGATGAAATGTTTGGTAAAAGTATTCTGATGGAAATCTCAAGTGTTTGAGAGAGTAATGAGAACTGATGTTAATAGAAGCACAAATTACAAATAGGCCTTGGTCTTTCATCTACATTACCAGGATACAGACAAACTTAAGGCACATAAAGGTAAATGGAATGAACACTAGTCTGTCTATGAGCCGAAAACTACAAACAACTACGAATTTGCAAACAATGGATGAATTACAACAAAATATAATAGAAGCAGAGCCGACTTTTTACAGTCTTTACTCGAAAGAGTCCTGAGAAAAATTCTTCTTGTGATGTCCTCGTCTATCCTTCAAAACATTTTCTATCTTCCCCTTCCGATCGTCTCGTCTTTGGCTGCTAACTGATCCTTCTTCAGCACTGCACATCTGAGACTTGATCTTGAACCCAAACTTCTTCGACACATTTCCCCAAGTGCTTGTAGAACCTTTTCCACCATTTCCTTGTCCCAGCTTCTCGATCTCTTGCCTCATATCTGAACATTCTTTCTCGAGCTCAGAAACACGCATCCTCATGTTATCCATTCCTACTTTCAAAACCTGATTCTCTCTCACAGCATTTGTCCAGCCACCGCCGCCTCCTCCTCCTTCTGTGGACCCCATaaacccacttctcaattgcctcgaTCCATCGAGGTTATCAGAAACAAGAAAGCAGCCAGCAATGGATGTCCTGAGTTGAAGCTGCTCGAAAAAGAGGACTTGGACTATAATTCTTAGGGGTAGCCTTTCATTTTGTGCTGCATGGGTGCATGCTTCTAAGGAAAGCTTCTGGCAGTCCATCAATCTACAAAGTTGTTCCCTCTCAGGTTCCGCTAACCAGGGATGAGACTGCAAATTTGACAAGAAAAACAAATTAGCACGATCCTACCATGAAAAGATGGtggcattcaaacttaattaactGAATTTTGATATTGTCTTTTAGATGTTTTCCATAGACTTTCTTTCAGTGATTTTTAGTTCCAGTTAGCTTATTTTTTGACCACCTAGCCTGGGTACATTCGATATACTAATAAAGCATGCACTTTAAGTTTTATGCTCCGATTCAAATTCCAAACAAGAAAAGAATAAAACCAAAAATGCTGCTTTGGTAGGAAAGGGAAGTTTGATTTGAGCTAACACGAGATTGGGTTTTGAGCTAACGAGATATTGGATAAAATTGTGTTATTCCTAACTAGTCTCGATCagaaattctagtaaattttttttcTAGACTACCTGCCAAGCCAAACAAAGAGAATCATGACAATAGTCAATGACTAATGATCTACTGGGGCTGAGAATGTGTCTGGCCAAAATCGATAGAACTAACAGGAAAATTAAACAACGATATTTCAGCGAATGATTTCAGATGTTCATGCAACAAAATAATGGTCAATAGTTAGTACCTTGAGATAAATGTCGATAGCACGGTAAAGACCATCGTCCAAAGCTCTAGCATATTCGGGAACAGAAGCAGCAAGTGCTTGGAATTTCGGAAGCTTCAAATTAACATCGGGTGCAACCTCAGCTAGGTATCCATCAATCAGCTTAGCTACCATTGTAATTGGTGTCAGTGAAGGTGAACCAATTATGTGTCCATCGTCAACTGAACACGGAGAGGCTCCGCCGGTAGCTTGATCCATAGCAAGGAAGTGCTCGAGAATTCGCTGCACACAGTCTACATTGTAGAGTGTCTCCATAGAGTATGAAAAATTTGGCATCAAGAGATCTTCCAAAGTTGCTTGATCAAACTGCATTCCGATCCTCTTTTCTAAGTTGTCTATGAAAGTGGGGCTCCCTTTAAGAATCATGGCAGTTCGAAGAAGACCAAACAGAAACTTGGTCGTGACTAAGCCTTTCTGCATCGGAAGGAGTCTGTCAATCTCTTCTAGTAAAGCCTTCTGGTCTTCTTCAGATGGTGGAGTTCCCAATGCTGACGAAGTTAGACGGGAGCTAGATTCGCTAGAACCCTGACGTCGATTAAGCCCAGGTAAGTACTTTTTAGCATAATATGTAAGAGAGCCAGCAATAATCTCTTGTCTGATGCCACGAGATTCCATTACAGCAATTAATCTCTTGTAAAGAGGCAAACTTAGAGTTGAAGCATCCTCATACCACCAATCTGCACTTGAATGTTGTGGCCTAGCACCTGTACTTATCCCATTCCACAAAACACTTCCACCTGGACTTTGCATGGGCCCACCACGCTCGATCACGGGCCATCCGAACAGATTCGGATCGGTAGATGCTTTCACGGAAAGCGACTCGATGCAACGTTTTGGGATATTGAGTTCCTCAGCATGGGGTAGAATGCCTTCACAAGTCTGGAGTGCTTTGAGAGAATCTTTCCAGTTTTTCAGAACAACTTGGTTAAGAAAGGTTTCGGTTTGTAAAATAAGGTTGCCCTCCCCATATTCCTCGGTCATTTCAAGATGCTCAGCAGCACAGCGGAGGAGGACAACGTTAGAGGCCGTAAGCTCAAGCTTGACACCATAACAAAACTTAGCTACGAGTTCAAATGTTTTTGCTCCACCGGCAATGTCGGGAAGGTTTACAGCACATTTTTCTTCGTCTTCAGAAGCTTCAGCAATTAATTTTTCCAAAACCCCACTTCTAGAAAGCAAAGGGAACTGCATTGGGTGATTATTAACAAGTGTAAGTAATTGAAGATCATGTATAGGGTTTAAAAACAGGCATCTCTCCATACAAAAATGGAAATGAGTGCAGAAGTTCAAAGCCAGAACATACATAGGTTAAGTAGTGATTCTCAGAGAACTAAATTCTAGCAAAGTTCAGTTAGAACAAATTGACCAAAAAGTGGAAATTGGAAAACGCATGATTACCTTGTGGAGATGGAAAGACATCTCCTCAACTTCAACAACAACATCACTCGGAAGCCCAGTTGTGCAGAACCTATAGAAGACAGCAAGTGTTAATATAATGGTCCACACAAGAATGTGATGCATTCACGGTCAAACCGGATAATATTTCATTCAAAAGCACTCATCAATCATCATCTATACAAAATATGGATGAATTTAAACAGGAAGGAAAAGAAACTACTGTGGATAATTTTTCTAATGACGATCTCCTCCAACTACCTAAAGGTAATTAGACTAAACTACGATTAATTGTTGAAAAAACTAGAAATTAAGACAGATCACAATTGACCAATCAAACCAGATAAATAGGGATTTGGAGTCATACCAGGCCTGTCCTTGCCTCTGAAATGCATCAGTTTTGGATCCCAATTTCATGCAAGCCATTTTCTTTTCTCCAGAAAACAAAGAATGAAACCGCAACAACCACTTTGAAACAATTCTTCAGCAAAATCTGTTCTTGCCAAAGACAACCTTTCTTACTTCAAAATTAACAAGCTCGTCCTTCTGAACTACACGAAGAAATCACAAGCAAAAGACAAAAAGCTCTTGTTTCCCAAATCCTTCAAGCCAAGTCTCTCAAACTCTTTTAGACAAAACCAAAATGTACCTAATTCATTGACAATGTGTATGTACTCCAAAACAGTACAGAGCCTAGCTATTTCGCGACTAAAATAAATACCCAAAAACTTTGATTCGAAGAATCAAACACTCAATCCGGAGTAACAAACAAACACCCACTTCACAACATCACCTAATTCCCCACAAAATATTCACTAATCGGACAGCATTTAAGGTGTTTGTCGATTTGATTAAAAGAATAAAAGACACCAAACTTTAGGTCAACACCTCCCCAGAGAAGATAACCCTCGAATTATTGCTATTCTTGTTGGCCTAAACCTACcaattctataaaaaaaaaaaaaacccaatcaGAAAAGAATGATGACAGTAGAGGTTATACTAATGAACCGTAGCAAAAAGACATAGCAAGAGAATTGAGCATGGGTTTAATTAATGGCAGAATCGAAAACAACACATGCATGATGTGGGGACAAGCTCGAAGAAACAAAAAAGTGAACAGAGACACACTCATTTGCTTTTGCCTGCAAACTTTGGTCTCGCcgtgtttataataaaaataaaaacttttataaTTAAAACGCTTAATTAATTAATTGTAATTAATTAGTGTTAATACATGAGTATTAATAAAGCTTTGACCAACAAAGCATGGGattatttttttcttcttgttTTCTTTTGGATATTCTTTTTGTATTTATTGAaaggattttttatttttttaggttattGCTGGAAATGCTGGTCTGTATTGTCCAGCTAGTCCATGTGCAGTTCTTTCTTCTTTCTGATATATAGAATTAAGGATGTGATCGACATCCATTAAAAAACATAACTTACTAACTAATCCTAACCTAACATTTTTACGGAAAAGACTTAGTGCATTTTTATACATATCATTTTTTATATTAAATGATTGTATATttgattatatttttttattattatcttaaAAATCTAAATATACAATTAATTTATGAAAaaaaacatataaaatatatataaaaatgcatGTAAATCAAGTCCCATTATTACTACACCCAAATCCTTGAATTTGTTTAAATAATACAAAGATGTCACTTTATTTTATAGTTGAGAAAAAATTTCAGCCATacggatttttaatataaagtattttcttttaaaaaaattcTTAATAGAAATTATTCCCTCCCTAAAATcgaatttataaaaaaatatttaatcaTTAATTCAATTTTAATTGATAATAAGAAAGTCAAAGTACTTATTATGAGTATGAGTGTATGACAATCGAAAGTCCATAGATCTCCTACAACCCATGGACTCTTTAGATACCTTTCGAAATGTTTTCTCCTTTTTTTTCGATATGTATTGTCATTATGTTTTTTATATATTTTGATAAAGTAAATTAAAGGGAGGGTATAATTAGAAAAATTAGTTAAATtgttatttaattttataaaatgaCTCTTATATAAATTAAAACATTACGTCATATTTGAAGTAGTCGGGACTCGAGAGGATTAACAATCTCAAGTACGCCAGACATTTTATGTGGAGAGATTTTTACACTAAGTAATCATCTTTTGTGCAAGTTTTGATTAGTATGTAGGTCCTTGGATTGGTAGAAATTTTACCATAAAAACTTAAAGTGGCGGATATATTAATTTCAGAAACCTTGTAGTCTTGTTTTTCAATGGCATTTATGAGATTAATCCAAGGACTTGATATAATATGGTTGGCCATGACATTTCTGTTCTTTTTTTAGCCCGTAAATAAATAGATTCCAAAATTAAGAAAGTGATGGTGTTATGAGGACCAGGATCTAAACCGACAAAGGTGATAGTGATAGGGGTCTTTTGGGGAATTTGAAAGAGAATGTAATTGAAAAAGACAAAATTATACAACAGTACTATACTGTTACTTTATGTAACGATAAGAATGACGAGAATAGGAAAGAAAGAGTAAAGAGTACATTATGGCCTGCAATTGCATTAACATTAAACGTGACGATTACGATGACGAGTCGGCCACGTGTAACGGTAACCGAATTAAAACACTGTTGACTAAAGTCAACGAATATTTTCTTTCTTACAAAGTTGCACTTAATAGTTCTTCACCATCAATGTCATCTGATTTTACTTAAATGCATGTTATTACATGATCAAACTTTATGTATATGACAGCTTAATCACCTTTAAAAAAGTTATCTAAGCTAAATTTGCTCATATGATCATATATGGGTATGACTGTCCCATTTATAATCACTATTTATA from Rutidosis leptorrhynchoides isolate AG116_Rl617_1_P2 unplaced genomic scaffold, CSIRO_AGI_Rlap_v1 contig184, whole genome shotgun sequence includes these protein-coding regions:
- the LOC139881711 gene encoding protein MAIN-LIKE 2-like gives rise to the protein MEELQQEDIQEEREELMVGGDGQLIRKNAHFITAPIITRHLDAVIKLSLPPNLSETKFQAEKWPLQLTYDGWRKPSSQWKKWVDRLRPKFQPLWRKVGIFGAIMSSTLNNIRKDFNLVMGLAERWNCSTNTFVFPWGEATVTLEDVMILGGYECVNGLPLVTRLLPDIDDLKKIEEKLKRGRKSRGAERRQVDMWLKNFMDCGSTIEHEAFLSYWLANFVFPASKGAIQDCIFPIAVRLARGMRFAFAPAVLASIYRELRILKNLIVACNDCNPGESKTRRKLEVTLYSPIQLVQLWAWERFQVLEPMSKSISSSIELRAARWDNVNFLFLELEHIRIALDSGKDTFRWRPYAVFLDNWQFPKFYKEKDGWVVVETDMDEEIVSFAQCLRVSELVGIEEETIEVYLPHRVAMQFGLDQDIPVHVARCPDWRNYSSLLSLYIPSRVFEPNITSRYKKWWSQSTFLEKNASNQADCLMEKEPSSAERIQDNNADSNDKMQVLQPPSTPVHTGVSMPEETYDVKAEIGGSVRAFANSNEGEAGNSSLNGGGNEHIFEIAELSQEDRLRELQRRFARIKKFKASNRRP
- the LOC139881712 gene encoding BTB/POZ domain-containing protein At1g30440-like, translating into MACMKLGSKTDAFQRQGQAWFCTTGLPSDVVVEVEEMSFHLHKFPLLSRSGVLEKLIAEASEDEEKCAVNLPDIAGGAKTFELVAKFCYGVKLELTASNVVLLRCAAEHLEMTEEYGEGNLILQTETFLNQVVLKNWKDSLKALQTCEGILPHAEELNIPKRCIESLSVKASTDPNLFGWPVIERGGPMQSPGGSVLWNGISTGARPQHSSADWWYEDASTLSLPLYKRLIAVMESRGIRQEIIAGSLTYYAKKYLPGLNRRQGSSESSSRLTSSALGTPPSEEDQKALLEEIDRLLPMQKGLVTTKFLFGLLRTAMILKGSPTFIDNLEKRIGMQFDQATLEDLLMPNFSYSMETLYNVDCVQRILEHFLAMDQATGGASPCSVDDGHIIGSPSLTPITMVAKLIDGYLAEVAPDVNLKLPKFQALAASVPEYARALDDGLYRAIDIYLKSHPWLAEPEREQLCRLMDCQKLSLEACTHAAQNERLPLRIIVQVLFFEQLQLRTSIAGCFLVSDNLDGSRQLRSGFMGSTEGGGGGGGWTNAVRENQVLKVGMDNMRMRVSELEKECSDMRQEIEKLGQGNGGKGSTSTWGNVSKKFGFKIKSQMCSAEEGSVSSQRRDDRKGKIENVLKDRRGHHKKNFSQDSFE